The DNA window TGCCGGAAATTGAACCGGCATTCGAACTCCTTGACGTATTTCTCAAGGTGAGTCTCTGAAACAGCCACGTGGGTGCTGGTCAGACCCTTTTTCAAGTGGGACCAGAACGACTCGATGCCGTTTGTGTGGCACGGGCCGTCCACGTATTCCTTCTTGGAGTGGTTCACGGTGTCGCGAGTGTAGCCGAATCGCTCAAGGTCGGTGTAAACATGGCTTTCGTCCGAGTAGATTGTTGATCCTTTGGCGATGCCGTCCTTGAGAAGCGGGAGAATCCTGCCCTTGCTGGCAAACGGAACGACGCGGGCAACAACCTTGCCGTCCCGCTGGAGCATCCCGAAAACCACGCCCTTGTTGTCCCAGCGTTTGGCGCTGGTGGTCTTGCCGCCGACGTAGGTCTCATCCACTTCCACAGTCCCGGCAAGCGTCGGGTCGCCGTCCACCCAAGCCATGTGCTTGCGAATCTCGTGACCCATGCGCCATGCGGTCTTGTAGGTGACTCCGAGCTGGCGTTGCAGCTCCTTGGCCGAAACTCCGTTGCGAGTCGTGGTGAACAGGTAGATGGCGAAGAACCAGAGTTGCAGCGGAGTCCGGGTCCGGTGAAACGGGGTGTCCACGGTCGGGTGCAGGTGGTGGCCGCAGAACTGGCAGGAGTAGGCGCGTTCCGCCTTGATCCGATACCACTTGGCCTCGCGCTCGCACTTCGGGCAGGTGTGACCTTGGCCGAACTTGCACTCGAAAATGTGCTGCAAGCAGGACTCATCGTCCGGGAACTGGGCGAAGAACTCGCGGATCGTCATCGACTGTTCCTTTTTGCGCTCACCGGCTTTCGGTCTCATGCGCGGATACTACTCAAATGACACCGTATGTCAAGGGGATACATCCGTATCGTTGAATCCCGCGATCAGCGGGTTGACCCCACAACAACGATGAAGACGAGAGAACTGACCTCCGCGAGTTTTGACGATGTGGTTTCCGGCAGCGCCGCTCCGGTGCTGGTGGACTTCTGGGCCCCGTGGTGCGGTCCCTGCCTGCAACTGGGTCCGGTGATCGACCAAGTGGCCGAAGAGACCGCCGATCAGGCGGTCGTGGCCAAGGTCAATGTCGATGAGGCCCGCGATCTGGCCGTCCGCTACAACATCCGCAGCATCCCGACGCTGCTTGTCTTTCGCGGCGGCGAGGTGGTCGAGCGCTTGCAGGGCGTCCAGCCGAAGGAGCGGATTGCCGCCGCCCTGAGTGCCTGACGTTCGGAGTTCCGGCGAATTCCCAATCGGCGGTGCCCGGGCCACAAGCCCGGGTGCCGCCGGAGCTGCTCGGTCAGACCGAGCGGTTGTTCCGCATCGAAGTCATCGGGCTCGACTGGAACTGCCCGAAATTCATCACGCCCCGATTCACCCGCGAGGAGCTTGCCGGAGTGACGCAGCCCCTCACCGACCGGATCGCCGAGCTCGAAGCCGAGCTTGCGCGGCTGCGGTCCTGAGCTCCCTTCCAACGAAATCGCTTACCCACATGAATGCCATCGAAACCATCGAAAGCCGCCGCTCCGTCAAACACTACGATCCCGAGCATGTGATGTCGGAGGAGGACCTGGCGAAGCTGATCGAGCTCACCAAGCTCGCGCCTTCCTCCTTCAACATGCAGAACTACCGCCTTCTGGTCGTTCGCGATCCGGAACTGCGGAAGCAGCTCCGCGCGGTGGCATGGGATCAGGCGCAGGTCACCGATGCCTCGGTGCTTTTCCTGATGTGTGCGGACCTCAATGCCCACCTCGCCGACCCGGCGAAATACTGGTCGCACGCGCCGCAGGAGGTTCAGGACATCCTCGGCCCGGCGATCCAGCCGTTTTACGAGGGCAAGGAACAGCTGATCCGGGACGAGGCCGTGCGCTCGAGCGCTCTGGCCGGGATGACCCTGATGATCGCGGCCAAGGGGATGGGCTACGAGTCCTGCCCGATGGTCGGCTACGATCCCGAAGCGGTGGCCAAGCTGGTCAACCTGCCGTCCGACTACGTGCTCAGCTTCATGATCGCGGTCGGAAAGCAAACCAAGCCGGCGTGGCCACGCGGTGAGCGCCTGCCCGACTCCGAGGTGGTGAGCTATGATCGGTTCTGAGGCGAGCTCTGGCGAATGAGCTGACTTTTCCGAAGGCGATGGATGGAACCGCAAAGACGCCAAGGCCGCAAAGGAGAGCGTATCGATCCAGCTTGGCGTCCTCAGCGCCTTGGCGGTGAATCGAAAGGCGCCGGGACATTTTTGGAAACGGGTACGTGACGTGAGGCGGAGCCGATGGCCTACGAGTTCGCTTGGGATGTGCATGGAGACCCCGTAAACGGGGAACTACAAACCCCGGTCGCGGGCCACGGGGGTTTGTAGTTCCTCCTTTAGGATTTTCTTCCGAGGGACTAACGGCAGGGGAGGGCTGACCGCCCCCGATCAGCCGCGGGTCATGACGGAAACCGGGAGTGAGGTGGCGGTTCGGCGGACAAGCGAGGGCGCTTGTCCCTACCTTGGCCGGGGATGATCGCTGGACAGGCTCGGGATGCCGCCGACTCTGCGCGGTGAACCTTCTGCTGACCGGCGCCAACGGCTACATCGGGCTGCGGCTGCTGCCGACTTTGCTTGAAGCCGGGCACACGGTGACGGCGCTGGTTCGCGACCGGCGGCGGTTTCCCGCCGAGGAGTTCGATACCGACCGGCTCAAGGTGATCGAGGGCGATCTGCTCGACCCGGATTCGCTGCCGAGTCTGCCGGAAGATCTCGATGCGGCCTACTACCTCGTCCACTCGATGGGCGGCGGAGGAGATTTCGCCGAACGGGAGGAGGCGGTTGCCCGTCACTTCACCCGCTGGCTCGACACTGGGGATTGTCGGCGGGTGATCTACCTGAGTGGCTTGGTCGACGAGTCCGGCCCGTTGTCGAAGCATCTCGAGTCGCGGCGGCACGTCGAGGACGTCCTGCGCAGCGGAAAGGCGGCGCTGACGGTGCTGAGGGCGTCGATCATCGTCGGCTCGGGTTCGGCGTCCTTCGAGATCGTCCGCGATCTCGCCGAGAAACTGCCGGTGATGGTCTGTCCGCGATGGGTCAACACACGCTGCCAGCCGATCGCGATCCGTGACGTGATTTCCTACCTGCGCGGCGTGCTGGAAATCCCGGAGACCGAGGACGAGGTCTATGACATCGGAGGCCCGGAGGTGCTCCGGTACCGCGACCTGCTCGCCGGCTACGCCGAGGTGCGCGGGCTGAAGAGATGGTTCGTGCCGGTGCCCTTCCTCAGCCCCCGGCTGTCGTCTTGGTGGCTGTACCTGATGACCTCGACCCGGTTCACCCTGGCTCAGGCACTGGTCGATTCGATGAAGCACGAAACGGTCTGCCGCGAAAGCCGGCTGCGGGAAATACTGCCTCTCGAACTCTCGAGCTACCGCGTCGCCGTCGAGCGCGCCTTGTCCCGCATCGCCCAGAACCGGGTGCCGTCGAGCTGGATCGACTCGCTGGCGGCGGGATCGATGGATCCGCGGTTCATCGATGCGATCAAGGTGCCGGAGCACGGGGTTTTCACCGACCGCCAGCGGGCTCCATTGCAGGCCCCGCAGGACGAAGTCATCGATGCGGTTTGGTCGCTCGGTGGCGAGAAAGGGTGGCCGTCGATGAACTGGGCGTGGGACGTCCGCGGTGCCATCGACCGGCTGTTCGGGGGGATCGGCACCCGCCGTGGCCGCCGGCATCCCACCGAACTGAGACCCGGTGACGCGCTCGACTTCTGGCGGGTCGTTTTGGCCGATCGGAAGGCCGGGCGTCTGATCCTCTACGCGGAGATGAAGCTTCCCGGTGAAGCGTGGTTGGAGTTCGCGATCCGGGGTGGAGCGCTGGAACAGACCGCGACTTTCCGACCGCAGGGACTGCTCGGCCGACTCTACTGGTTCTCCGTCCTGCCGGCCCACTGGATCCTCTTTCCGCGGATGGCCAAGCGCCTCGCGGGTGTTGGGGGAGGGTAGAATGCGGGCTAGCGGATTGTGGCGGAAATGGGTCGCCGCTCCAGAGTGCCCGTAATCCTCGTCATCTGCAGCAAACGTCTTGAAGTGGGAGGATTCCGACTGTTTGGTAAGCGTTACGGGTGTCGATGAACCCAGACGCCCGCAGGACTGTGAACCCCATGTCCGCCCCGCTTGATTGCGGGAGTATCCACACTGCCCTAACCCATGAAACCCCATCGACTCGCCCTCCTCGGGCTGGGCCTTAGCACCGCGTCCTTTGCCCAGGCGCCCTCCGCTGAATCGCGCACTGCCACCGTCAGTGAAGCCGGACCCGCCGTGAGCGGCAACGTGCTCACCGATGTCGAAACCGTCGCCCAGTATTCCTTCGACAATCCCGGATTCGACGAAGGAACGCTGCTGCAGAACTGGACCGACACCGTCGGCACCAGCTTCCCATCGAGGCAGGTCTTCAACAACAACGCCTTCGCCGGCGGACGGGCCACCGGAGGCTTCGCGAACGGCTCCGGCAATCAGGACTCTTCGCACCCGACATTGGTGCTCACGTCCCCTTCGTTCGATCTGTCGTCCCCGATCGTGATCCGCTTCGGCCTCGCGGGCGGCGCAGGAGCCGCTGCGGCGCCGGCCGCCGATCTCGCGTCGATTCCCGCCGCAAGCGGCAATGGAGGCTTCCAGGGTCTGGCACTGCGGCGTCTTTCCGATGACGCCTACGTCGCGTGGGCCCGACGCTCCGGCAACAATGCCGCGTACGAGACCCAAACCTTCAATTGGCAGGCGCTGGCGGCGATTGAAGCGGCGAATCCGGCGGATACCTATGTCCTCGACTACATCGACTACTACCACGGCGGCTGGGGCTTCGGCGGCGTGGATGACGTGACCATCTTCGGAGTCTCCGAGTCCGAAGTGGCGGTGGACAATCCGCCAACTGTCACCGCCGGGGCCGCGGCCTACGGATCGGACGTGCCTTCGGCGACGAACCCGGCCGGCACGCTGAACGACGGGTTTCTCTACAATCCCGTGACTCCGACCAATCCGATGCCGGACACCGGTTTCAACGGACCGGACGGGTTCCACAACAACAGTGGCAACGGACCTGCGACCCTGCTCTACGTTTTGGGCAGCCCGATTCTCGACGGCGCATCGAATCAGATCGCCGTCGATCTTTACGGTCGAAACGCCAACCAGGATCGCGACAACGATGTCGACATCGCCTTCCTGGATGCGTCGGACGTGGTCTTGGGAGAGGTTCTCGGTGCCGCGATCCCGGACGGGGGCACTCCCCACCTGCGGGTGACCTCGACGGCTGCTGGAGTGACCGACGGATCGAGCATCGCGAAGATCCGGATCACGGGCAACGACTCGGACGGCACCCCCGCCACCACCAACAACTTCACGCTGATGGAAATGCGGGTGGCGAACCTGCAGGCGGACTTCGACCACCTGACCGACACGGTCACCGTGACCGAGGTTGAGGGGTCGGCGGCCAACGTCGGAAATCCGGTGACGCTCGCCTCGGGAGCCGAGGTGACCATCAACGCGGACGGCAGCTACACCTACGATCCCAATGGTGCGATCGCGGTCGCCGGAGCACCCGTTCTCGATCCGGTCGGATTCACGATCGGCTACGGCGGCACCGACACCTCGAATACCCTGACGGTCAGCGTGGTGGATGCCGACGCGGTTTTCTATGTGGATGGCGCTTGGGCAGGTCTCGCGTCCGGCGATCCGATCGCCGATGCCGACGCCGGAACAACTGGTGCTCAGCCGGCGACCTTCGGGACCGACGCGTTCGCCACGATCAGCGAGGCACTCTTCGCCGCGCATGTCGGCTCGACCGTGGTCCTGAATGACGGGGCTTACGCTGAGGACATCGGTTTGGTGGGCGAGCGGCGCCTTCGGGTGACCGGCACCGATGCGGCCCAGACCGTCGAAATCGATCTCGTGGTCGGAGCGGCAGGCACCTCGATCGAAGTCCAAGGCACGTCCGTGCTGCTCCTCGCCGAGCCGGATCTCGACAGTGATCTCTCTCTGGCCGCCGGTTCCGTGTTCGCACCGGGCCCCGGAAATGTGGCTGGCGTGATTTCGGGGGATGGCGCCGTCGCGGTAGATCCAGCGGGTTCGCTCAGCCTGAGTGGCGCCAATACCTACACGGGAGGCACAACGATCGTTTCGGGTCGTGCGCAGGCCGACTCGTTGCAGGCTTTCGGCACGGGCGACGTGACGGTGCAGCCGTCCGGTCAGGCGTTTCTGGTCAGTACGGCAGGCGCCTTCGCCAACAACTTCACGCTTGAGGGCCAAGGTTGGACGGAAGGAGCCGGAGATCTTGGCGCACTTCGCTTCAACACCGGCACCGAGGTTGCGGGTGACATCACGATCGCCGCGGCAGGTGCCCGGGTGGTTTGCTACAACGGAGCCGCCGCCACTCTCTCGGGGGATCTGCTCGGATCGGGCAATCTCGAATTCAACTACGAGGCCAACGCCACGGCGAACGGCACGCTCTCCTTCACCGGTGACGCGAGCACCTTCACGGGTGAGTTCTATGTCGCGAACGGCACCTTGGTGAGCGATTCGACTTTCGGCGCGGACCTCTATGTGGGCGACTCCGGCACCCTTTCGGGATCCGGCACGGTCAATGGCACCCTGACTTTCGGCACGACCGGCGGCGCCACGCTGATCCGAGACCCGGATGGAGGCTCCGGATTCTCCGCGGCCGATGTGGTCCTGAACGGAACCACCACCGTCGACTTCGTTTCGTTGCCCGACACCTTCACACCCTTCGCCCTCTTCGACTACACCGGGACCATCGACGATGGCGGTGATGGCGTGTCGAACAACTTCGTGATGGCGAATGCCGGCTCCTACCGGCTTCCGGTCTTCAGCGACAACGCGATGACGATCGAAGTCTCGCTCAGCGGCAAGACGCTGACCTTCGTCGGAACCACGCCGGACTGGGACATCAATTCCAGCGTCAACTGGACCGACGGAATCAATCCCGAGCGCTTCTACAACGGCGATGCGGTGATCTTTGACGACACCGTGAGCGGTGGTTTCGCAGGCGTGGTCAACATCACCGGCACACCGGTGCCGTCGGCGATCACGGTCAACAACTCGACGGGCGACTACGAGATCGTCGGAGAGTTCTCCGGCGACGCTGCTCTGACGAAGTCGGGGACCGGAGTCCTTACCCTGACTCCTCCGGATGAAGATATGCCCTACACCGGCCTGATCACGATCAACGGCGGCCGGGTTGAGCTGGGGACCGATGACGGCGCGCTGCGCAATGCGAGCGTCCGTGTGAATGCGGGCGGCACCTTCGCCTACCTCGCGGGCAATGCCGACAACGACACCGAGACCGACTTCGAACTGGCCGGTGGCACGCTCGAGTTCAACGAAAGCATGGCGATCTGGCCGGCCGGGAATCCGATCACCCTTGTCACCGGTACGACGAGCACGGTGACCGTCAACGCGGGCACGGTAAACACGGCGCTGTCGACGATCGTGGGAGACGGCAGCCTCATCAAGTCGGGTGCGGGCACCTTGCAATTCCAGAGCGCCGAGCCGGTGACCTACACCGGTTCGACAACAGTCGAGGAAGGGCTGCTGCAGGTCGACGGAGATGTGGCCACGCAGTCGGATGATTGGACCGTGGAAGGTGGAACTCTTCGGCTCGGCAACGACAGTGGCGCGCCGATCGCCAACCTGCCGCCTGCATCGACCGTGGTGATGACCGATGGCACGTTCGACTACAGTGGTAACGTTGAGACCGTCGCCGGCCTGACGATGGACTCGACCACCGGGACTCCGACGCTCTTCGTCAATCCGGCCAGCAGTGACCTGACGGTGGATGTGCTGACCCTCACCGGCACGGACAACCTCGTGCGCTTCTCGACCCTCACAGGAACGGGTCCGTTCCCGGTGATCACCTACAACTCGACGCTCACCGGCACCGCAGGGGTCAACCTGCGGCTCGACAACGACTTCCTCCGCCCGGGCAGTTGGGCGGACAACGCTGGCACGCTGGAAGTCACGCTGCTGCCTTTGGCGACCGAGTGGACCGGTGCCACGAGCGCCTTCTGGGAAGTGGGTGGCCTCGACAACAACTGGACGACCGCGCCGGGATTCTACTTCAACTTCGACACGGTGACCTTCGGGGACACCGGTGCCGGAGCGATCACCATCGATGACCTTGAGAATGACCCGATCCTTCCCGGCGGCATCGTCTTCAACAACACCGCCGGCAACGACTACACCTTCACCGGCCAGTCGATCGGCGGAGCCGGCAGCCTGACGAAAAACGGCGACGGAATCGTCGAGCTCAACAACACGCAGAACACGTTCACCGGCGGTGTGGCGGTCAATGACGGCACGCTCGCTCTGGGAACGGGCGGCGGTACCGGTGCAGTCCGGGGCGTCGTGACGGTGACCGGCGACGGCAGTCCTTCGAGCAGTGTGCTCCGGCTCGATGTGAACAATGCGATGGGCTACACCGGTGGACAAAAGGTCAACGAACTCAACCTGTTCGACGGCGCATTCGTCGACAACCTGGGCGCCCAGGACAACGGTTGGAACTACGTCCTGAACATGCGCGGCAGCGCGATGCTTTCGAGCGCGCCGGACGGGCGCTTTTCGTTCGGTGGCCCGGGCGGAGGAACCGGATCGGAGATCAACGTGCTCGCGAGCGCGACCACCTCGGAAATAGGTGGAGCGATCACGATCCGTGAAAACAATCCGGGCAATCAGCTTCCGATCGATGTCGAGGACGGCGCGGCGGCAACCGACTTCCTGCTTTCGGCGAACGTCAACGAGAACCGCGGTTTCGTGAAGACCGGAGCCGGCAGGATGGAGCTTACCGGCCGCAAGACCGGCACGGGGCCGATCCGGGTCAGCGGAGGAACGCTCGCCGCCATCGGCACCGGTTCCCTGTCGTTCGACGGCTACGATGGCGCCTCGGTCATCACGGTGGACTCAGGTGCCGTGCTCGAACTGGACGACTGGCAGTACTACGAAGGCAACGCCACCCAGACCTCGCTCGGTGGCCTGCGCAACAACGCCAATGCCATCGTCATCGACAACGGCACGATCCGGATGAACGGCGTCGGCGACTGCGCCTATGACCGGGGGTTCACGATCAATGCCGGCGGAGCGACACTGGAGGCGAACGGAGCGAACCGCTGGGTGCTTGAGGTGGGAACCGCGCTGGTGTTGAACGGAAATCCCAACCTGTTGCTAACCGGCAGCGGCACGGGGCAGATCGACAAGGCCTACTTCGGGGCGGGCGGGATCACCAAGACCGGCAGCGGCACGTGGTTCCTCAACGGCGCCAACACCTACACCGGGCCGACCGTGGTCAGCGACGGAGCCCTCGGTGGCACCGGCTCGGTGACTTCGGATGTGACGGTGGCTGCCGGAGCCTCGTTGGAGCCGGGCGCCTCGGTCGGCAGCTTCGATATCACGGGTAACCTCGACATTTCCGCGCTCGCCGGCGGAGCGGGAACGCTCGACTTCGAACTGGATGCGATCGGCGCGAGCGACCAGATCACGGTGACCGGAACCACGACCATCGGTAGCGGTCTGCTGGGCTTTTCGGACTTCGTGTTCACGGATCTCGGCGGACTCGAGAACGGCACCTACACGCTGATCAGCAGCGGCTCCCTTTCGGGTTCGCTCGACGGTGGAAACCTGTCCGGACCGATCGGTGGCGCGACCGCCACCTTGCAGGTGACCGGGAGTGATATCGAACTGGTGGTCACCGGCGCCCTGTCGCCCTTCGAGGACTGGATCGAGAATACCGTTTTCGCCAATCCGGGAGTCCTTGCCTCGCCGGCCGACAAGCTGCCCGGAGCCGATCCTGATGGCGACGGGATCGACAACATCGGCGAGTATGGCTTCGACGGTGACCCGACCGATGGAGCAAACAATGGCAAGGTGTTCCTGGTGATCGCCGACGGTGATGACAATCCGGACACCGATCCGGACCTCATTCTGACCGTGGCGGTTCGCTCCACGGTGGTGTTCACGGGCGGTGCTCCCGCGACCGGAAGCGCGGATGGAGTCGACTACAGCATCGAGGGCAGCCTCGACCTTTCGTCCTTCACGGAAACCGTGAACGTCGAGAGCGTGGCCATTCCGCCAGCCGGGGCTCCGACCCCGAATGCCGGTTGGGAATACCGGAGCTTCAGCCTCGATGGCTCCAGCGGCCTGCCGGATAAGGGATTCCTCAGGGCCAGAGCGGAGGAAACTCCGTAACCCGCCAACCGTAACCGGCATTTGCCCAGAATTCGAGACCCGCGGAGCCCGAGGTTCCGCGGGTTCTTCTTTGCCAACCCGGCCGTTTCGACGGAGTCCGTGGAAACACCCGGCCTGTTTGCGAGGTATCTGTATGACACCTATGAAAGCCCTTCTGCTCGCCGCCTTCGCTCTTCTGCTTGTTCCCTGCCACGCGAGGGACGTCCTTCTTCACGGGAAGGGGCGGCTGGTGCTCTGGAGCGATGGCGAGATCAAGTGGGAGATGCCGTGGGGAATGATCCACGACATCCACCGCGGCCCGGACGGGCAGGTCTTCGTCCAGCGGAAGATGCGGGAGGTATGCGAGATCGACCCGGAAACGAAAGAGGTGGTCTGGAGCTACGATGCGTCCAGTAACAATGGCAACGGTGGGAAGAAGATCGAGGTCCACGCGTTCCAGCCGCTGGGCTATGGCAAGATGATGGTCGCCGAAAGCGGTCCCGGCAGGATCATCGAGATCGACCGTGACGGGAAGCTTCTGAAGGAAGTGAAGCTGAAGCTCGACCGACCGCATCCGCATCGGGACACCCGCCTCGCGCGGAAGCTGGAGAACGGCAACTACCTCGTGTGCCACGAGGGTGACGGTGTCGTCCGCGAGTATGGTTCCGACGGCAAGGTGGTGTGGGAGTTTCCGGTTCCGCTTTTCGGCCGGGAGCCGAAGGGAGGACACGGACCTGAGGCATTTGGAAACCAGGCATTCTGCGCGCTTCGCCTCAAGAACGGGAACACCCTGGTGAGCACCGGCAACGGGCACTCGGTGCTGGAGGTGACACCCGGGAAGGAAATCGTCTGGAAGCTCGAACAGAGCGATCTCGAAGGCATCACGCTCGCGTGGGTGACGACCCTTCAGGTCCTCTCGAACGGCAACTACGTGATCGGCAACTGCCACGCGGGACCGGGACAGCCTCAGCTGGTCGAGGTCGATCCGAAAACCAGGAAGGTCGTTTGGCAGATGGACGAGTTCGAGCGATTCGGCAACGACGTTTCGAACAGCTTGGTGATCGTCGAGTAAGGGTCAGGAAACCGGAGGGTCGACCGGAATCTTCGCCCGCCACGGGTGGAGCCAGTGGTGGTGGCCGTGCCAGTCCGGCAGTTCATGGGCCGCGGCGGCGATCGCGAACATGTAGACCATCGGGAGCACGATCACCGACATCCCGAAAGTCGCGAGCCCGAGCAGGAGGGCGGCGAACAGCATCAGGGGTGTCGCCCCGAGCATGATCCCGAAGCCGGCGACGTAGTGGTGTTTGTAGAGGTGTCCCGCACCGGGGATCACGCTGAGAAGCAGGGCGATTTTGTCGCGGTCAACCGACCGCCACGCTTGGAGCAGTTCGTTCATGGCGCGGATCTCGTTCCAC is part of the Haloferula helveola genome and encodes:
- a CDS encoding IS1595 family transposase; the protein is MTIREFFAQFPDDESCLQHIFECKFGQGHTCPKCEREAKWYRIKAERAYSCQFCGHHLHPTVDTPFHRTRTPLQLWFFAIYLFTTTRNGVSAKELQRQLGVTYKTAWRMGHEIRKHMAWVDGDPTLAGTVEVDETYVGGKTTSAKRWDNKGVVFGMLQRDGKVVARVVPFASKGRILPLLKDGIAKGSTIYSDESHVYTDLERFGYTRDTVNHSKKEYVDGPCHTNGIESFWSHLKKGLTSTHVAVSETHLEKYVKEFECRFNFRQNPKEMFPALVSSFLRPEPSPQPSA
- the trxA gene encoding thioredoxin, with translation MKTRELTSASFDDVVSGSAAPVLVDFWAPWCGPCLQLGPVIDQVAEETADQAVVAKVNVDEARDLAVRYNIRSIPTLLVFRGGEVVERLQGVQPKERIAAALSA
- a CDS encoding nitroreductase family protein, producing MNAIETIESRRSVKHYDPEHVMSEEDLAKLIELTKLAPSSFNMQNYRLLVVRDPELRKQLRAVAWDQAQVTDASVLFLMCADLNAHLADPAKYWSHAPQEVQDILGPAIQPFYEGKEQLIRDEAVRSSALAGMTLMIAAKGMGYESCPMVGYDPEAVAKLVNLPSDYVLSFMIAVGKQTKPAWPRGERLPDSEVVSYDRF
- a CDS encoding SDR family oxidoreductase, whose amino-acid sequence is MNLLLTGANGYIGLRLLPTLLEAGHTVTALVRDRRRFPAEEFDTDRLKVIEGDLLDPDSLPSLPEDLDAAYYLVHSMGGGGDFAEREEAVARHFTRWLDTGDCRRVIYLSGLVDESGPLSKHLESRRHVEDVLRSGKAALTVLRASIIVGSGSASFEIVRDLAEKLPVMVCPRWVNTRCQPIAIRDVISYLRGVLEIPETEDEVYDIGGPEVLRYRDLLAGYAEVRGLKRWFVPVPFLSPRLSSWWLYLMTSTRFTLAQALVDSMKHETVCRESRLREILPLELSSYRVAVERALSRIAQNRVPSSWIDSLAAGSMDPRFIDAIKVPEHGVFTDRQRAPLQAPQDEVIDAVWSLGGEKGWPSMNWAWDVRGAIDRLFGGIGTRRGRRHPTELRPGDALDFWRVVLADRKAGRLILYAEMKLPGEAWLEFAIRGGALEQTATFRPQGLLGRLYWFSVLPAHWILFPRMAKRLAGVGGG
- a CDS encoding beta strand repeat-containing protein, encoding MKPHRLALLGLGLSTASFAQAPSAESRTATVSEAGPAVSGNVLTDVETVAQYSFDNPGFDEGTLLQNWTDTVGTSFPSRQVFNNNAFAGGRATGGFANGSGNQDSSHPTLVLTSPSFDLSSPIVIRFGLAGGAGAAAAPAADLASIPAASGNGGFQGLALRRLSDDAYVAWARRSGNNAAYETQTFNWQALAAIEAANPADTYVLDYIDYYHGGWGFGGVDDVTIFGVSESEVAVDNPPTVTAGAAAYGSDVPSATNPAGTLNDGFLYNPVTPTNPMPDTGFNGPDGFHNNSGNGPATLLYVLGSPILDGASNQIAVDLYGRNANQDRDNDVDIAFLDASDVVLGEVLGAAIPDGGTPHLRVTSTAAGVTDGSSIAKIRITGNDSDGTPATTNNFTLMEMRVANLQADFDHLTDTVTVTEVEGSAANVGNPVTLASGAEVTINADGSYTYDPNGAIAVAGAPVLDPVGFTIGYGGTDTSNTLTVSVVDADAVFYVDGAWAGLASGDPIADADAGTTGAQPATFGTDAFATISEALFAAHVGSTVVLNDGAYAEDIGLVGERRLRVTGTDAAQTVEIDLVVGAAGTSIEVQGTSVLLLAEPDLDSDLSLAAGSVFAPGPGNVAGVISGDGAVAVDPAGSLSLSGANTYTGGTTIVSGRAQADSLQAFGTGDVTVQPSGQAFLVSTAGAFANNFTLEGQGWTEGAGDLGALRFNTGTEVAGDITIAAAGARVVCYNGAAATLSGDLLGSGNLEFNYEANATANGTLSFTGDASTFTGEFYVANGTLVSDSTFGADLYVGDSGTLSGSGTVNGTLTFGTTGGATLIRDPDGGSGFSAADVVLNGTTTVDFVSLPDTFTPFALFDYTGTIDDGGDGVSNNFVMANAGSYRLPVFSDNAMTIEVSLSGKTLTFVGTTPDWDINSSVNWTDGINPERFYNGDAVIFDDTVSGGFAGVVNITGTPVPSAITVNNSTGDYEIVGEFSGDAALTKSGTGVLTLTPPDEDMPYTGLITINGGRVELGTDDGALRNASVRVNAGGTFAYLAGNADNDTETDFELAGGTLEFNESMAIWPAGNPITLVTGTTSTVTVNAGTVNTALSTIVGDGSLIKSGAGTLQFQSAEPVTYTGSTTVEEGLLQVDGDVATQSDDWTVEGGTLRLGNDSGAPIANLPPASTVVMTDGTFDYSGNVETVAGLTMDSTTGTPTLFVNPASSDLTVDVLTLTGTDNLVRFSTLTGTGPFPVITYNSTLTGTAGVNLRLDNDFLRPGSWADNAGTLEVTLLPLATEWTGATSAFWEVGGLDNNWTTAPGFYFNFDTVTFGDTGAGAITIDDLENDPILPGGIVFNNTAGNDYTFTGQSIGGAGSLTKNGDGIVELNNTQNTFTGGVAVNDGTLALGTGGGTGAVRGVVTVTGDGSPSSSVLRLDVNNAMGYTGGQKVNELNLFDGAFVDNLGAQDNGWNYVLNMRGSAMLSSAPDGRFSFGGPGGGTGSEINVLASATTSEIGGAITIRENNPGNQLPIDVEDGAAATDFLLSANVNENRGFVKTGAGRMELTGRKTGTGPIRVSGGTLAAIGTGSLSFDGYDGASVITVDSGAVLELDDWQYYEGNATQTSLGGLRNNANAIVIDNGTIRMNGVGDCAYDRGFTINAGGATLEANGANRWVLEVGTALVLNGNPNLLLTGSGTGQIDKAYFGAGGITKTGSGTWFLNGANTYTGPTVVSDGALGGTGSVTSDVTVAAGASLEPGASVGSFDITGNLDISALAGGAGTLDFELDAIGASDQITVTGTTTIGSGLLGFSDFVFTDLGGLENGTYTLISSGSLSGSLDGGNLSGPIGGATATLQVTGSDIELVVTGALSPFEDWIENTVFANPGVLASPADKLPGADPDGDGIDNIGEYGFDGDPTDGANNGKVFLVIADGDDNPDTDPDLILTVAVRSTVVFTGGAPATGSADGVDYSIEGSLDLSSFTETVNVESVAIPPAGAPTPNAGWEYRSFSLDGSSGLPDKGFLRARAEETP
- a CDS encoding PQQ-binding-like beta-propeller repeat protein, with product MKALLLAAFALLLVPCHARDVLLHGKGRLVLWSDGEIKWEMPWGMIHDIHRGPDGQVFVQRKMREVCEIDPETKEVVWSYDASSNNGNGGKKIEVHAFQPLGYGKMMVAESGPGRIIEIDRDGKLLKEVKLKLDRPHPHRDTRLARKLENGNYLVCHEGDGVVREYGSDGKVVWEFPVPLFGREPKGGHGPEAFGNQAFCALRLKNGNTLVSTGNGHSVLEVTPGKEIVWKLEQSDLEGITLAWVTTLQVLSNGNYVIGNCHAGPGQPQLVEVDPKTRKVVWQMDEFERFGNDVSNSLVIVE